A section of the Anabaena cylindrica PCC 7122 genome encodes:
- a CDS encoding metallophosphoesterase family protein, with translation MKLISEPSVPVKIQKMKQRVRWMHPSIKERGIDQTSLILDDGKEESPDFSFMVIGDSGTKSDYGQHPQRQVMEMLLSNNDDCRFVLHTGDVVYLVGSREYYPANFIEPYREFIVGGENPKSIAYDQMVFKLPILPVLGNHDYYDVPLLYRLVTGSTLSLRRMLRYKDIEVGWHGSNQGDAYTRAFIDYLARMSPNDLKLHLDEYYTAKTDTGRCLRYQPGNFTRLPNRYYTFRYGGIDFFALDSNTFNTPAPLPGNEAGDVFRRELLQRRQELEREELQILAECDKLNSENTVEAEQLADLVAKVDQLNEVKIDIDKQLEPHTSADVDFEQLDWLRSRLIESWHSSNVRGRVIFFHHPPYVTEATKWQQGQTLAVRHRLRGVFEQVGATLDKMTQGRPVVDVIFNGHAHCLEHLRTGNTGYADSHINYIVCGGSGRRPRRQRQEGTQLMETFNDAAGVSTRKVADSLLYVGRSGYGSERRKPYSCVRVDVKAGFPAKFVVTPLVTERIEGEWCDRSLEPFII, from the coding sequence ATGAAATTGATTTCTGAACCATCGGTTCCTGTCAAAATTCAAAAGATGAAGCAAAGGGTGCGATGGATGCATCCTAGTATTAAAGAACGGGGAATTGACCAAACCTCCCTGATACTAGATGATGGCAAGGAGGAAAGTCCAGATTTTTCGTTTATGGTAATTGGTGATAGTGGTACGAAATCCGATTATGGACAACATCCACAACGTCAAGTTATGGAAATGCTGCTGAGTAATAACGATGATTGTCGTTTTGTTTTACATACTGGTGATGTAGTTTATTTGGTAGGTTCTCGTGAATATTATCCGGCTAATTTTATTGAACCTTACCGCGAATTTATTGTAGGTGGTGAAAATCCCAAAAGTATTGCTTATGACCAAATGGTATTTAAATTACCCATTTTGCCAGTTTTGGGTAATCATGATTACTATGATGTGCCTTTGTTATATAGATTAGTAACTGGTTCTACCTTATCTCTGCGTCGGATGTTGCGTTACAAAGATATTGAGGTTGGTTGGCATGGTTCAAATCAAGGTGATGCTTATACAAGAGCATTTATTGATTATTTGGCAAGGATGTCTCCAAATGATTTAAAACTTCATTTGGATGAATATTATACGGCAAAAACTGATACAGGACGTTGTTTGCGTTATCAACCGGGAAATTTTACCCGGTTACCTAATCGGTATTATACGTTTCGTTATGGGGGAATTGATTTTTTTGCTCTTGATTCTAATACTTTTAATACACCAGCACCTTTACCGGGAAATGAAGCGGGAGATGTTTTCCGTCGAGAGTTGCTACAACGTCGTCAAGAATTAGAACGAGAAGAGTTGCAAATTTTGGCTGAGTGCGACAAACTTAATTCTGAAAATACTGTAGAAGCTGAACAACTGGCAGATTTGGTTGCGAAGGTAGACCAACTTAACGAGGTCAAAATTGATATTGATAAGCAATTAGAACCTCACACGAGTGCTGATGTGGATTTTGAACAACTTGATTGGTTGCGAAGTCGGTTGATTGAATCTTGGCATAGTTCAAATGTGCGGGGACGGGTAATATTTTTTCATCATCCACCTTATGTTACAGAAGCGACCAAGTGGCAGCAAGGACAAACTTTAGCTGTACGTCATCGTTTGCGTGGAGTATTTGAGCAAGTAGGGGCAACTTTGGATAAGATGACTCAAGGTAGACCTGTTGTGGATGTGATTTTCAACGGTCACGCGCACTGTTTGGAACATCTGCGGACTGGGAATACAGGATATGCTGATTCTCACATTAACTATATTGTTTGTGGTGGGAGTGGCCGTCGTCCCCGTCGTCAACGTCAAGAAGGCACTCAATTGATGGAAACTTTTAATGATGCTGCTGGTGTTTCGACTCGTAAAGTTGCAGATTCGTTACTTTATGTGGGACGGAGTGGTTACGGTTCCGAAAGGAGAAAACCTTATTCCTGCGTGCGGGTGGATGTAAAAGCGGGGTTTCCTGCTAAGTTTGTTGTTACACCACTAGTGACGGAACGGATTGAGGGAGAATGGTGCGATCGCTCTTTAGAACCATTTATAATCTAA
- a CDS encoding YqaE/Pmp3 family membrane protein, whose translation MKLTRLLLGLFLPPVGVFMTVGVSPTLGINILLTLLGWLPGSIHALWVITKHDERLNREEGTF comes from the coding sequence ATGAAATTAACTCGTTTGCTTCTTGGTTTATTCTTACCTCCAGTAGGTGTATTCATGACAGTTGGTGTTAGTCCAACGTTGGGAATTAACATTTTACTCACTCTTCTCGGTTGGCTTCCTGGTAGTATTCATGCACTTTGGGTAATTACCAAGCATGATGAAAGACTCAATAGAGAGGAAGGTACTTTCTAA
- a CDS encoding phage holin family protein yields MWGIFITTLATALSLLIVDIIFPGVDIANFPAALIAGLVIGLINGSVKPILTTLSLPLTFLTLGGFSLVVNGICFWLASVLVPGFRVQGLIAFILAPVILSLANTFLSKYFAERNVELQSKTTES; encoded by the coding sequence ATGTGGGGAATATTCATAACCACACTCGCTACAGCGTTAAGTTTGTTAATTGTCGATATCATTTTCCCAGGAGTGGATATTGCTAATTTTCCCGCAGCTTTAATTGCAGGTTTAGTCATTGGTTTGATTAATGGTTCAGTGAAACCAATTCTCACAACACTATCTTTACCATTGACATTCTTAACTTTAGGTGGATTTTCCTTAGTCGTAAATGGAATCTGCTTTTGGTTGGCATCAGTTTTAGTTCCTGGGTTTAGAGTTCAAGGACTAATTGCTTTTATTCTTGCGCCAGTAATCCTATCTTTGGCTAATACATTCCTCAGTAAATATTTTGCGGAAAGGAATGTGGAATTACAAAGCAAAACTACTGAATCTTAA
- a CDS encoding 2Fe-2S iron-sulfur cluster-binding protein, giving the protein MTIYQVRLINEKLGLDRTIQVPEDQYIIDIAEEKGIRIPSGCKQGECSACIAKLISGEIDQSEQKFLRPQEIQAGYVITCVTYPLSDCVLETHQEQTLYKSSLYYKPE; this is encoded by the coding sequence ATGACTATCTATCAAGTGAGATTAATCAACGAAAAGCTAGGATTAGATCGCACAATTCAAGTACCCGAAGATCAATATATAATTGACATAGCAGAAGAAAAAGGTATTCGTATACCATCTGGCTGTAAACAAGGAGAATGTTCAGCTTGTATAGCTAAACTAATTAGCGGTGAAATTGATCAAAGCGAGCAAAAATTTCTCCGTCCCCAGGAAATCCAAGCTGGTTATGTCATCACCTGCGTCACATATCCCCTATCTGATTGCGTATTAGAAACACACCAAGAACAAACCTTATATAAATCTTCCCTCTACTACAAACCAGAATAA
- a CDS encoding Tex family protein, protein MLNIPQLLATELELNPNQVQNALELLAEGATIPFIARYRKERTNEMNEVQLRDLFDRYTYLTELAERKKVILNAIAEQGKLSDELKAKITTCLQKTELEDLYLPYKPKRRTRATIAREKGLETLAAYIKSLNVKNCVAAPLEEEAAKYISETLGVKTAGEALKGAADILAEEVAEKAELRSYVRDYLLETGVFISRIKNDHPEGTTKFEMYRNYQIKVKNIAPHNMLALCRGEAEKILSFEIAFDEDFVLSYLESQEIKAKIRAIRDFYQTMLKDAFNRLMKTSLIGEVISEKKTYSDVESIKTFEANLRELLLSAPAGMKPTLAIDPGFRTGCKVAVLEQTGKFLEYQAVFPHQAAEQRKKAAQTIKSLIEKYKIELIAIGNGTASRETDEFVSEVLEICERKPVKVMVNESGASIYSASKVALEEFPDLDITVRGAISIGRRLQDPLAELVKIDPKSIGVGQYQHDVDQKLLKKKLDETVESCVNYVGVDLNTASKELLTFVSGITPAVANNIIAYRNQNGAFKNRRQLLKVAKLGPKAFEQAAGFLRIRSGENPLDSTAVHPESYSLIESIAKDLNVSLNQVTEIAEKLKKTNIKKYVTDTIGEPTLRDILSELEKPGRDPRAEFKYATFKAGIKEIRDLQVGMELEGIITNVANFGAFVDIGVHQDGLVHISQLADRFVDDPQKIVKVGQVVKVQILEVNEKLKRIGLSMKAVKQ, encoded by the coding sequence ATGTTAAACATTCCGCAACTACTAGCAACTGAACTAGAACTTAACCCCAATCAGGTGCAAAATGCACTGGAACTTTTAGCCGAGGGTGCGACAATTCCTTTTATTGCGCGTTACCGCAAAGAACGCACGAATGAGATGAATGAAGTGCAATTGCGGGATTTATTTGATAGGTATACATACTTAACAGAATTGGCAGAAAGGAAAAAAGTGATTTTAAATGCGATCGCGGAACAAGGTAAACTCAGCGATGAACTTAAAGCTAAAATCACTACCTGTTTACAAAAAACAGAACTTGAGGATTTATACCTACCATATAAACCAAAACGCCGCACTCGCGCCACCATCGCCAGAGAGAAAGGACTAGAAACCCTGGCTGCGTATATCAAATCTCTCAATGTAAAAAATTGTGTAGCAGCCCCATTAGAAGAAGAAGCTGCGAAATATATTTCTGAAACTCTAGGAGTGAAAACCGCAGGAGAAGCATTAAAAGGTGCTGCTGATATTCTCGCCGAAGAAGTTGCTGAAAAAGCCGAGTTACGGTCATATGTGCGTGATTATCTCTTAGAAACCGGGGTATTTATCTCTCGGATTAAAAACGATCATCCTGAAGGTACAACCAAATTTGAAATGTACCGTAACTACCAAATCAAAGTTAAAAATATTGCCCCCCATAATATGCTGGCTTTGTGTCGGGGAGAAGCAGAAAAAATATTAAGCTTTGAAATTGCTTTTGACGAAGATTTTGTACTTTCTTATTTAGAATCACAAGAAATTAAAGCCAAAATTCGCGCAATCAGAGACTTTTATCAAACGATGTTAAAAGATGCATTTAACAGATTGATGAAAACCTCTCTCATTGGCGAAGTAATTTCCGAAAAGAAAACCTATTCTGATGTTGAATCAATCAAAACCTTTGAAGCAAATTTACGAGAATTGCTATTATCTGCACCAGCAGGAATGAAACCAACCTTAGCAATAGATCCAGGTTTTAGAACAGGATGTAAAGTTGCAGTACTCGAACAAACCGGCAAATTCTTAGAATATCAAGCCGTGTTTCCTCACCAAGCGGCCGAACAACGTAAAAAAGCCGCGCAAACCATCAAAAGCTTAATTGAAAAATACAAAATTGAATTAATCGCCATTGGAAACGGCACAGCTTCCCGTGAAACTGATGAATTTGTTTCCGAAGTCCTAGAAATCTGCGAACGCAAACCAGTTAAAGTCATGGTGAACGAATCTGGTGCATCTATATATTCTGCCAGCAAAGTTGCACTAGAAGAATTTCCTGATTTAGATATTACCGTGCGCGGTGCAATTAGTATAGGACGAAGATTACAAGATCCCTTAGCGGAATTAGTCAAAATTGATCCCAAATCAATTGGTGTCGGACAATATCAACACGACGTTGACCAAAAATTACTGAAAAAAAAATTAGATGAAACCGTCGAAAGTTGCGTTAACTACGTTGGAGTTGACTTAAATACCGCTTCCAAAGAACTTCTCACCTTTGTTTCTGGAATTACACCAGCAGTAGCTAACAATATTATCGCCTATCGCAACCAAAACGGAGCCTTTAAAAATCGTCGTCAACTATTAAAAGTAGCCAAACTAGGGCCAAAAGCCTTTGAACAAGCAGCCGGTTTTTTGAGAATTCGCAGTGGAGAAAACCCCTTAGATAGCACAGCAGTACATCCAGAAAGTTACTCACTGATAGAATCCATAGCCAAAGATTTAAACGTATCATTAAATCAAGTCACAGAAATAGCTGAAAAACTCAAAAAAACCAACATCAAAAAATATGTCACCGACACCATTGGTGAACCAACACTGCGCGACATTCTCAGCGAATTAGAAAAACCAGGAAGAGATCCTCGTGCAGAATTCAAATATGCCACCTTCAAAGCCGGAATTAAAGAAATTAGAGATTTACAAGTAGGAATGGAACTAGAAGGAATAATTACCAACGTTGCTAACTTCGGTGCATTTGTGGATATCGGTGTACACCAAGACGGATTAGTGCATATTTCCCAACTGGCTGATAGATTCGTAGATGATCCGCAAAAAATAGTCAAAGTTGGACAAGTTGTCAAAGTCCAAATCTTAGAAGTCAACGAAAAATTAAAACGCATTGGCTTATCAATGAAAGCAGTCAAACAATAG